The following are encoded together in the Clostridium sp. BJN0013 genome:
- a CDS encoding AEC family transporter, translating to MIILNALGSVFSIVLMISTGFFLSHKGWFNEKTSKLFSKIVCNLAIPCLMISQFNENFDKHKLITLSRGLFAPFTSMAICYLIAVVISKVIKVKRGRIGTFRSMFFVSNSIFIGLPVNISLFGEQSIPDVLLYYIANTAFFWTIGSYEISRDGQSGNANIFSLDTLKRIISAPLLSFIMAVILVLLDVHLPKFIMDTFRYFGNLTTPLAMLFIGITIYSVDLKQFKFSIDMLVVFLGRFLISPMVAYILCIFSGTPSLMKKVFVIQAAMPVMTNTAIVSKNYNADYEYASINIVITTVSSMLIIPIYMLLLN from the coding sequence GTGATAATTTTAAATGCTTTAGGAAGTGTATTTAGCATTGTTTTAATGATTTCCACAGGATTTTTTTTATCTCATAAAGGATGGTTTAATGAAAAAACCTCTAAACTTTTTTCAAAAATAGTATGCAATCTAGCTATTCCTTGCCTTATGATATCTCAATTTAATGAAAACTTTGATAAACATAAATTGATTACCCTTAGCAGGGGGCTATTTGCTCCATTTACATCCATGGCAATCTGTTATTTAATTGCCGTAGTAATTTCTAAAGTTATCAAAGTTAAAAGAGGACGAATAGGTACTTTCAGATCCATGTTTTTTGTATCTAATTCTATATTTATCGGGCTTCCAGTAAATATATCTTTATTTGGAGAACAAAGCATACCTGATGTTTTACTATATTACATAGCAAATACTGCTTTTTTTTGGACTATCGGTTCCTATGAAATCAGCAGAGATGGACAATCTGGAAATGCAAATATATTTTCTCTTGATACACTAAAGAGAATTATATCGGCACCCCTTTTGAGCTTTATAATGGCAGTTATACTTGTTTTGTTGGATGTTCATCTGCCAAAGTTTATTATGGATACCTTTAGATATTTTGGCAATTTAACCACTCCATTGGCCATGTTATTTATAGGGATAACCATTTATTCTGTTGACTTGAAACAATTTAAATTTAGTATTGACATGTTAGTAGTATTTTTGGGAAGATTTCTTATTTCACCTATGGTAGCTTATATACTGTGTATTTTTTCAGGTACTCCTTCACTTATGAAAAAGGTATTCGTTATACAGGCTGCCATGCCAGTTATGACCAACACTGCTATAGTTTCAAAAAACTATAATGCAGATTATGAATATGCATCAATAAATATAGTAATAACAACTGTTTCTAGCATGCTAATTATTCCCATTTATATGCTGCTATTAAACTGA
- a CDS encoding polysaccharide deacetylase family protein, with protein sequence MTKKNRRNKRIKILRNRCLFLLGAIAIFIISYKSYNYFHTPKISNNKVISAVELTGNKAHKNQSFKKDNENNNQSNNNKEPNNEENAAGNKGNSINNNKVNLSSSVENYNSGNVSNDGKQYTYDAQKVKDILDNKFESDGEKIAFLTFDDGPSTSVTPQILNTLKNYGVKATFFLIGQNIETNERSKELVKQIFEEGHAIGNHTYSHNMRKLYPGNRLDVDYCMGEVEQTDTDIRNIVGQGFNTRILRLPGGYMSRVYYNDPNLSEFNEKLKEKNMYSIDWNAYDFDAEGRKKNSEELLEYVKESVGTKEKVIILMHDTYGKEETAKALPQIIEYLRTQGYEFKTIT encoded by the coding sequence ATGACAAAAAAAAATAGAAGAAATAAACGTATTAAAATTTTAAGAAATAGATGTCTGTTTTTGTTGGGGGCAATTGCAATTTTTATTATATCATATAAGAGTTATAATTATTTTCATACCCCTAAGATAAGCAATAATAAAGTAATATCTGCTGTCGAATTGACTGGAAATAAAGCTCATAAAAATCAATCTTTTAAAAAGGATAATGAAAATAATAATCAATCCAATAATAATAAAGAGCCTAATAATGAAGAAAATGCAGCTGGAAATAAAGGCAATAGTATAAATAATAATAAGGTTAATTTATCTAGTAGTGTGGAAAATTATAATAGTGGCAATGTATCCAATGATGGGAAACAATATACTTATGATGCACAAAAAGTAAAAGATATACTGGACAATAAGTTTGAAAGTGATGGTGAAAAAATAGCATTTCTTACTTTTGATGATGGTCCATCTACTTCTGTAACACCGCAGATATTAAATACACTAAAAAATTATGGCGTAAAAGCTACCTTCTTTTTAATAGGACAAAATATAGAAACAAATGAAAGAAGCAAAGAACTGGTAAAACAAATATTCGAAGAGGGACATGCTATTGGAAACCATACTTATTCTCATAACATGAGAAAATTATATCCTGGAAATAGGCTTGATGTAGATTATTGTATGGGAGAAGTTGAACAAACTGATACCGATATAAGAAATATTGTTGGACAAGGCTTCAATACAAGAATATTAAGGCTTCCCGGAGGATATATGTCAAGGGTATATTACAATGATCCTAATTTGAGTGAATTCAATGAAAAATTAAAAGAAAAAAATATGTATAGTATAGATTGGAATGCCTATGACTTTGACGCAGAAGGTAGAAAGAAAAATTCAGAAGAGCTTTTAGAGTATGTAAAGGAAAGTGTGGGAACAAAAGAAAAAGTAATTATTTTAATGCATGATACTTATGGCAAAGAAGAAACGGCTAAAGCATTACCTCAAATTATAGAATATTTAAGGACTCAAGGATATGAATTTAAAACAATTACGTGA
- a CDS encoding GDSL-type esterase/lipase family protein produces the protein MKVVCLGDSLTYGYGVRRGEVWTALLKKKFKIEVLNKGISGDTSAGMLSRLYSDVILEKPSYAIIMGGTNDFIWNLSVGQVMANIISMVFQIMHNNIKPLIGLSVPICVKTAVDRWGFVGDFENINMDLKGLNNSLKNFCKNYNIKIIDFYSEFVEKNGNVKEEYYIDGLHLNSEGNKKMADMIFI, from the coding sequence ATGAAGGTTGTTTGTCTTGGAGATAGTTTAACCTATGGTTATGGCGTGAGAAGAGGTGAAGTATGGACTGCTTTGTTGAAGAAAAAATTTAAAATTGAAGTTTTAAATAAAGGCATATCTGGAGATACTTCAGCAGGTATGCTCTCAAGATTATACAGTGATGTCATACTTGAAAAACCATCCTATGCAATAATTATGGGAGGAACAAATGATTTTATATGGAACTTATCAGTAGGGCAGGTTATGGCAAATATAATATCCATGGTTTTTCAAATTATGCATAACAATATAAAACCTTTAATTGGTCTGTCTGTGCCTATTTGTGTCAAAACTGCCGTAGACAGGTGGGGCTTTGTAGGTGATTTTGAAAATATAAATATGGATTTAAAGGGACTTAACAATTCTTTAAAAAATTTTTGTAAAAATTATAATATAAAAATTATTGATTTCTATAGTGAATTTGTTGAGAAAAATGGCAATGTAAAAGAAGAATATTATATTGATGGCCTTCATTTAAATTCAGAAGGAAATAAAAAAATGGCTGATATGATTTTTATATAA
- a CDS encoding helix-turn-helix transcriptional regulator: protein MNTNIKLNNRLKVARAELNISQGQLASMAGVSRQTISSIETGQYCPSAKLALILSKCLQKNFKDLFYLEEE from the coding sequence TTGAACACTAATATAAAATTGAATAATCGTTTAAAGGTTGCCCGTGCTGAACTTAATATTTCTCAAGGTCAACTTGCCAGTATGGCTGGAGTAAGCCGTCAAACAATAAGTTCTATAGAAACAGGCCAATACTGCCCCAGTGCTAAATTAGCACTCATTCTTTCAAAATGTCTACAAAAAAATTTTAAAGATTTATTCTACTTAGAGGAGGAATAA
- a CDS encoding permease prefix domain 1-containing protein, which yields MLKFEQFIEDIIDKRGINENDKLELRDEIESHLLLLENEYLEKGYDKKTAINLAIDSFGDSNLIGNDLKLNLPSKNKYYKFNIKNMIKLICNMILISLISTFFFICILNKNTNSNYFLLGVPLINTIFSYLYINIKISNTKNAIKNIIICNILLYIILKLLATFVMFIGILLFGSPFHKPLSLALFGFLITYISNLFIPFILCTVVSVIFTKLFNKIIFSNIRNIYENKLTSVLLFSLSILLWIGYYMLPSSNLILKKILTNLINSNIIQVKKIYYI from the coding sequence ATGTTAAAATTTGAACAATTTATAGAAGATATTATTGATAAAAGAGGTATAAATGAAAATGATAAACTTGAATTAAGAGATGAAATAGAGTCGCATCTTTTATTGCTAGAAAATGAATATTTAGAAAAAGGCTATGATAAAAAAACAGCTATTAATCTAGCCATTGATAGTTTTGGTGATTCTAATTTAATAGGCAATGATCTAAAATTAAATCTACCTTCTAAAAATAAATATTACAAATTTAATATTAAGAATATGATTAAACTTATTTGTAATATGATTTTAATTTCTTTAATTTCTACATTCTTCTTTATATGCATTCTAAATAAAAATACGAATTCTAACTATTTTTTGCTAGGAGTCCCTTTAATTAATACTATTTTTTCTTACTTATATATAAATATAAAAATAAGTAATACTAAAAATGCTATAAAAAACATTATCATATGCAATATATTATTATATATAATTCTAAAACTGCTTGCAACATTTGTAATGTTTATTGGAATACTATTATTTGGTAGTCCATTTCATAAACCACTTTCATTAGCATTGTTTGGATTTTTAATTACATATATATCAAATTTATTTATACCATTTATTTTATGCACTGTAGTTTCTGTAATATTTACAAAGCTATTTAACAAAATCATTTTTTCTAATATTAGAAACATATATGAAAATAAACTTACTTCTGTTTTACTTTTCTCTTTATCAATATTACTGTGGATAGGTTATTATATGCTTCCAAGCAGTAACTTAATATTAAAAAAAATATTAACCAATTTAATCAATTCAAATATTATACAAGTAAAAAAAATATATTATATTTAA
- a CDS encoding ABC transporter permease subunit, translating to MTSLLILSLLLFILLLFLFYLSNLLLHCFQTHPNIKLTNKNLSTKERQNTSNEIEELKITINNLKSLNTAQGDDWKNILHKNVLDLEKLKNKIPKNNITHINSINSKIDMDKYYINHDINPNDYNYTFNATKYISEIFSFLNMLFLSLIVVLGCSDIVSGENNPPTIKVLLTKPISRGKILFSKFIASIISIVLSLLICEFLSFVIIGITFKFGNLLSPIAVGFNFKHMDGVQNIIEKGGSSHIIPMWQFIVEVLLLQILFIIACASLSTLISVFFKSSAVSISVNFVVVTILTFTNFLMLTNSGNTPQSSFMLKILPFLFTTYSNGVMLLTGNINRFTGIAFINVKISIFVLIAWTIVCYTIAHFKFTNQDVFA from the coding sequence ATGACAAGCTTGCTGATTCTTTCCTTGCTTTTGTTTATATTGCTGCTATTTTTATTTTATCTAAGTAATTTATTGTTGCATTGTTTTCAGACACACCCTAATATAAAATTAACAAATAAAAATTTGTCTACTAAAGAAAGACAAAATACATCCAATGAAATAGAAGAGCTTAAGATTACTATAAATAATTTAAAAAGTCTTAATACTGCACAAGGTGATGATTGGAAAAATATCTTACATAAAAATGTACTTGATTTAGAAAAACTAAAAAATAAGATACCTAAAAATAACATTACTCATATAAACTCAATAAATTCTAAGATAGATATGGATAAATATTATATTAATCATGACATTAATCCTAATGATTATAATTATACATTTAATGCTACAAAATATATATCTGAAATTTTTTCATTTTTAAATATGTTATTTTTATCATTAATAGTGGTTTTAGGTTGTTCCGATATAGTTTCTGGTGAAAATAATCCACCAACAATAAAAGTATTGCTTACAAAACCAATTTCTAGGGGAAAAATCTTGTTTTCAAAATTTATTGCGTCTATAATATCTATAGTATTATCATTACTTATTTGTGAATTTTTATCTTTTGTAATTATTGGTATTACATTCAAATTTGGAAATTTATTGTCACCAATAGCTGTAGGTTTTAATTTTAAACATATGGATGGAGTTCAAAATATTATTGAAAAAGGTGGTAGTTCGCATATTATACCAATGTGGCAATTCATTGTTGAAGTTTTGCTGCTTCAAATTTTATTCATTATAGCATGTGCATCTTTATCAACTTTAATATCTGTTTTTTTTAAGAGCAGTGCAGTATCCATATCCGTTAATTTTGTAGTTGTAACAATATTAACATTTACTAATTTCTTGATGCTTACAAATTCAGGAAATACACCCCAATCCAGTTTCATGCTAAAAATATTGCCATTTTTATTCACAACATATAGTAATGGTGTAATGCTTCTTACAGGAAATATTAATAGATTTACCGGTATAGCTTTTATCAACGTTAAAATTTCTATATTTGTTTTGATAGCATGGACTATAGTTTGCTATACTATAGCTCATTTTAAATTTACTAATCAAGATGTATTTGCATAG
- a CDS encoding penicillin-binding transpeptidase domain-containing protein: protein MKEKKHFKVTRYTTIIIIMLLIFTTMAARLFFLQVVQGKEYKEQSNNKSIREIPETAPRGDILDCNGNKLAKSRLGYMLVYNQTDESDKTFFSTMDKVFKILDENGENQQDDFELKINPFKFEFRSEDENARNTLEIRFKRDSGLNDSIEKKIKSKNEDISEDDLESQVNKELLKISAEDTFKELLKKYKIPSGYSLEEQRRFMTIRNTLNKQSFSGYKPVTIASISKDTAFKFLQMLNELPGIDVNTQPIRSYPNGELGSAFLGYISKIASNYEKYEDKGYDISSDYVGQGGLEAAFEDRLKGSKGGRIVKLNKNGRVLEELGSRDSYPGQTLQLTIDKDVQAAAEKSLDERMEELRQNAYDQERADTTNATRGAAVAINVNTGGIIALASRPGYDPNDFSTPGKLSTEQYNQYFNPNLEEFGREYIRKRNITANYAGKSEDEVLNILFPIDKSIKNNTTIRQDLYDIYPKPFYNYATQSLIPPGSTFKPMTAIAGLESGVITPYSSYYDNGTYNQGGRPVEFKLDGPNYWVNLTTAIQKSSNPYFMEVARLIREAFGDDTLAKYAWKFGLGIPSGSEEKPATGIEISENYGQVYNTQSNENTFARNYLANTMSVLKNGVDDQGSNIVKIDLYDNDSDSDKVKSLKNEIKNLIKNSIKGGKNAFDKEKYKELFSKLTLEDPNNKKDISDKDMDGLIQAIYYITVSDANAQLDVPANIENAAIGQGLNQFTPLQIANYIATLANGGTRYKLHLVDKFLDSDGNVIEQVKPEILEKTGVKAENIEAVKAGMEAVNEKGTASKAFADFPIKTAGKTGTATIISQEHQTQIGRTDYAEYVGYAPLDKPEIAVYVVVFDGGMGSGSAYIARDIYSAYFSKQLNTSTNSLNN from the coding sequence ATGAAAGAGAAAAAACACTTTAAAGTTACAAGGTATACTACTATTATAATAATTATGTTATTGATCTTTACAACTATGGCTGCAAGGCTTTTTTTCCTCCAGGTGGTACAGGGCAAGGAATATAAGGAACAGTCAAACAATAAGTCTATAAGAGAAATACCTGAGACCGCTCCAAGGGGGGATATTTTAGACTGTAATGGAAATAAGCTCGCCAAAAGTAGACTAGGTTACATGCTTGTATATAATCAGACAGACGAAAGTGATAAAACATTTTTTTCTACCATGGATAAAGTATTTAAAATATTGGACGAAAACGGAGAAAACCAGCAGGACGATTTTGAACTTAAGATAAATCCCTTTAAATTTGAATTTAGAAGTGAGGATGAAAACGCCCGGAATACTCTAGAGATAAGATTTAAAAGAGACAGTGGATTAAATGATTCCATAGAGAAAAAAATCAAGAGTAAAAATGAGGATATTTCAGAGGATGATTTGGAGAGTCAGGTCAACAAAGAACTTTTAAAGATATCTGCAGAGGACACCTTTAAAGAACTTTTAAAAAAATATAAAATTCCCAGTGGATATTCACTGGAAGAGCAAAGAAGATTTATGACTATAAGAAATACTTTAAATAAGCAGAGTTTTTCAGGCTATAAACCAGTAACGATAGCAAGTATAAGCAAGGATACTGCTTTTAAGTTTTTACAAATGCTAAATGAACTTCCAGGCATAGATGTAAACACCCAGCCTATAAGATCCTATCCAAATGGAGAGCTAGGTTCTGCTTTTCTGGGATATATATCAAAAATAGCCTCCAATTATGAAAAATATGAAGACAAGGGCTATGATATAAGCAGTGATTATGTGGGTCAGGGAGGACTTGAGGCAGCTTTTGAGGACAGACTAAAAGGCTCCAAAGGCGGCAGAATAGTAAAACTTAATAAAAATGGAAGGGTACTTGAAGAACTTGGCAGCAGGGATTCCTATCCGGGACAAACTCTACAGCTTACCATAGACAAGGATGTGCAAGCAGCGGCAGAAAAATCACTGGATGAGAGAATGGAAGAATTAAGACAAAACGCCTATGACCAGGAAAGGGCTGATACCACAAATGCAACCAGAGGGGCAGCTGTAGCTATTAATGTAAATACAGGAGGTATAATAGCCCTGGCCAGCAGACCAGGATATGATCCTAATGATTTCTCAACTCCTGGAAAACTTTCTACAGAACAATACAACCAATATTTCAATCCCAATTTAGAGGAATTTGGAAGAGAATACATAAGGAAAAGAAATATCACAGCTAATTATGCTGGAAAAAGTGAGGATGAAGTGTTAAATATACTTTTTCCTATTGATAAAAGCATAAAAAACAACACTACCATAAGACAGGATCTATATGACATATACCCAAAGCCTTTTTATAATTATGCCACCCAGTCTCTAATACCTCCAGGTTCTACTTTTAAACCTATGACTGCCATTGCCGGACTGGAAAGTGGAGTTATAACACCTTATTCTAGTTATTACGATAATGGTACTTATAATCAAGGTGGGAGACCTGTAGAATTTAAATTGGATGGACCTAATTATTGGGTGAACCTTACAACTGCCATACAAAAATCAAGTAACCCTTATTTTATGGAGGTGGCAAGACTTATTAGAGAAGCTTTTGGAGATGATACCCTGGCTAAATATGCCTGGAAGTTTGGACTTGGCATACCTTCAGGAAGTGAAGAAAAACCTGCTACAGGCATAGAAATTTCAGAAAATTATGGTCAAGTATATAATACTCAATCTAATGAAAATACTTTTGCTAGGAATTATCTTGCAAATACCATGTCGGTACTTAAAAATGGAGTAGATGACCAGGGCAGCAACATAGTTAAAATAGATTTATACGATAATGACAGTGATTCTGACAAGGTTAAATCATTAAAAAATGAAATAAAAAATTTAATAAAGAATTCTATAAAAGGTGGAAAGAATGCCTTTGACAAAGAAAAATACAAAGAATTATTCTCAAAACTGACATTAGAAGATCCAAATAATAAAAAAGATATCAGTGATAAAGATATGGATGGTTTAATTCAAGCTATATACTACATAACTGTTTCAGATGCCAATGCCCAGCTGGATGTACCTGCCAATATAGAAAATGCAGCTATAGGACAGGGTTTAAACCAGTTTACCCCCCTTCAGATAGCAAATTATATTGCCACCCTGGCAAATGGAGGAACCAGATACAAGCTTCACCTTGTAGATAAATTTTTAGATTCTGATGGAAATGTTATTGAACAGGTTAAACCGGAGATTCTTGAAAAAACAGGGGTTAAGGCTGAAAATATAGAGGCTGTTAAAGCTGGAATGGAGGCAGTTAATGAAAAGGGTACTGCATCTAAAGCCTTTGCAGATTTTCCTATAAAAACTGCTGGAAAGACAGGTACTGCAACTATAATCAGTCAGGAACACCAAACTCAAATTGGAAGAACGGACTATGCAGAGTATGTAGGTTATGCACCTTTAGATAAGCCTGAAATAGCCGTATATGTAGTGGTATTTGATGGAGGTATGGGTTCCGGTTCTGCCTATATAGCCAGAGATATTTATTCTGCATATTTTAGTAAACAATTAAACACCAGTACCAATTCTCTAAACAATTAG
- a CDS encoding TetR/AcrR family transcriptional regulator — MKNSFVEAKTLDKTKQKIMNATMSLVKDKGYVATTTKDIASLAQVNECTIFRKFKTKKDIILCAMKEKEYYPNDLLFYYDI, encoded by the coding sequence TTGAAAAATTCATTTGTAGAGGCGAAAACATTGGACAAAACTAAACAAAAAATTATGAATGCCACAATGTCACTTGTCAAGGATAAAGGCTATGTTGCGACTACTACTAAAGATATTGCAAGTCTGGCACAGGTAAACGAGTGTACCATTTTTAGAAAATTTAAAACTAAAAAAGATATTATACTTTGTGCCATGAAAGAAAAAGAATATTATCCAAATGACTTACTATTTTACTATGATATTTGA
- a CDS encoding ABC transporter ATP-binding protein — translation MNILEIKNLKKNIGKNNIIKKINLNIDEGEILGLLGKNGAGKTTIIRMIVGLIKPTQGMISIMGYNVQNDIENALKYVGSIVENPDLYDYMTGKENLIQISRMYKNIAKDQIERIINITGLKNHINKKVKKYSLGMKQRLGLAQALLSNPKLLILDEPTNGLDPIGIMQFRDAIKKIAKNGTAILISSHMLSEIQNICTKVAFINDGEIKSIDILDNNSISLEKKFIDIIEGGKVNDL, via the coding sequence ATGAATATATTAGAAATTAAAAACTTAAAAAAGAATATTGGTAAAAATAATATAATAAAGAAAATAAATTTAAATATAGATGAAGGTGAAATCTTAGGTCTATTAGGTAAAAATGGAGCTGGAAAAACTACAATTATAAGAATGATAGTTGGCCTTATAAAACCTACTCAAGGAATGATATCTATAATGGGATATAATGTACAAAACGATATAGAAAATGCTCTTAAATATGTTGGCTCCATAGTAGAAAATCCTGATTTATATGATTATATGACTGGCAAAGAAAATCTTATACAAATTTCCAGAATGTATAAAAATATAGCTAAAGATCAGATAGAAAGAATTATAAACATTACAGGCTTAAAAAATCATATAAACAAGAAAGTAAAAAAATATTCACTAGGAATGAAACAACGACTAGGTCTTGCACAAGCACTTCTATCAAATCCTAAACTTCTTATACTTGATGAACCTACAAATGGTTTAGACCCAATTGGTATCATGCAATTTAGAGATGCAATAAAAAAAATAGCTAAAAATGGTACAGCAATACTGATTTCATCCCATATGCTTTCAGAAATACAAAATATTTGTACGAAAGTTGCTTTTATTAATGATGGTGAGATCAAATCAATAGATATTTTGGATAACAACTCTATATCCTTAGAAAAAAAATTTATAGATATAATTGAAGGAGGAAAAGTAAATGATCTTTAA
- a CDS encoding DNA adenine methylase, translated as MKFDKLVAPVVKWVGGKRQLLPELEKYIPENISTYYEPFVGGGAVLFHIQPEKAVVSDINEELINLYMVIKNNVEELIEDLKKHKNTSDYFYMIRELDRKADIYSKLTKVERASRIHYLNKTCYNGLFRVNILGQFNSPFGNYKNPNIINEITIRAVNKYLNEAEIELKCCDYGEILGDITKGAFVYLDPPYDPVSSSANFTGYVKGRFNKDEQSRLKSVCDKLTSKGVRFLLSNSSTDFILNLYKDYNIEIIQAKRSVNSNGNKRGKVDEVLVRNYD; from the coding sequence TTGAAATTCGATAAGCTAGTTGCACCTGTAGTTAAATGGGTTGGCGGTAAAAGGCAGTTGTTACCTGAACTTGAAAAATACATACCTGAAAATATTTCAACTTATTATGAACCTTTTGTTGGCGGAGGAGCAGTTTTATTTCATATTCAGCCTGAAAAAGCTGTTGTAAGTGACATAAATGAAGAACTGATTAATTTATATATGGTTATAAAGAACAATGTTGAAGAATTGATTGAGGATTTGAAGAAACATAAAAATACATCTGATTATTTTTATATGATTAGAGAATTGGATAGAAAAGCAGATATTTATTCCAAACTTACAAAAGTGGAAAGGGCTTCAAGAATTCATTATCTGAATAAAACATGTTATAATGGATTGTTTAGAGTTAATATACTTGGACAATTCAATTCTCCTTTTGGAAATTATAAAAATCCTAATATAATTAACGAGATAACCATAAGGGCTGTGAACAAATATCTGAATGAAGCAGAAATTGAATTAAAGTGTTGTGATTATGGAGAGATTTTAGGAGATATTACAAAAGGAGCCTTTGTATACCTTGATCCTCCCTATGATCCAGTATCAAGTAGTGCCAATTTTACTGGATATGTTAAAGGAAGATTTAATAAGGATGAGCAATCCAGGTTAAAATCGGTGTGCGATAAATTAACTTCTAAAGGAGTTAGATTTCTGCTTTCTAATTCTTCAACAGATTTTATTCTAAATTTATATAAGGATTATAATATTGAAATAATACAAGCAAAACGTTCTGTTAATTCCAATGGAAACAAAAGAGGAAAAGTTGATGAAGTTTTGGTAAGAAATTATGATTGA
- a CDS encoding PadR family transcriptional regulator: protein MNKEIMKGSIDILILILISKENLYGYKISKIIKKKSNMTYSIGEGTLYPALKRLESKDLIKSYWENNNLTGKRKYYSITTLGQRVLQEKLTQWNNITKLINNCMED, encoded by the coding sequence ATGAATAAAGAAATCATGAAAGGTAGTATTGATATACTTATCCTTATTTTAATAAGTAAAGAAAATTTATATGGATATAAGATCTCAAAAATTATTAAAAAGAAGAGTAATATGACTTACTCTATAGGGGAAGGTACACTATATCCTGCTTTAAAAAGATTAGAATCTAAAGACTTAATTAAGTCATATTGGGAAAACAACAATTTAACTGGTAAACGAAAATATTATTCAATTACAACTTTAGGCCAAAGAGTACTACAAGAAAAATTAACCCAATGGAATAACATAACTAAGTTAATAAATAATTGTATGGAGGATTGA
- a CDS encoding YitT family protein, with the protein MLRINKNEEISVKINALFNRENIKNTTFVIVGCLVSAIGVNMFLVTAKLLSGGVSGIAILIQYAFHIPAGYTVLMANIPLLVLSYRKLNRRFTIYSIIGTFSLSVFLILTQNLSSIFKIQDTLLFSVYGGVLTGIGAGLAYSNHGSEGGMNIIVMLVKKKYDNFDVGQLGFIVNCVIVSLGMMINGIIIALYTLMSMYIAAFVTDKIIHGLSRKKVLLIITDKEDEVFEYITTFVHPGATILNGRALAGRERKVIYCIVHISRLPQFKYWVQKIDKNALISIINASEVDGKGFNSSIL; encoded by the coding sequence ATGCTTAGAATAAATAAAAATGAGGAGATTAGTGTGAAAATTAATGCTTTATTTAATAGGGAAAATATAAAAAATACAACTTTTGTCATAGTGGGGTGTTTAGTGTCGGCTATTGGGGTAAATATGTTTTTGGTCACTGCAAAGTTACTTAGTGGAGGTGTATCAGGTATAGCTATTTTAATACAATATGCCTTTCATATTCCTGCAGGATATACTGTACTAATGGCTAATATACCTTTGTTGGTTTTAAGTTACAGAAAATTGAACAGAAGATTTACCATATACAGCATAATTGGAACTTTTTCATTATCAGTGTTCTTAATACTGACCCAAAATTTAAGCAGTATTTTTAAAATACAGGATACACTGCTGTTTTCTGTATATGGAGGAGTGTTAACTGGAATCGGAGCTGGATTGGCGTACTCAAACCACGGCTCAGAAGGTGGTATGAATATAATAGTAATGCTAGTTAAAAAGAAATATGATAATTTTGATGTAGGACAATTAGGTTTCATTGTAAATTGTGTAATTGTATCTTTAGGGATGATGATAAATGGAATAATTATTGCATTATATACATTAATGAGCATGTATATAGCAGCTTTTGTTACAGATAAGATAATTCATGGATTATCAAGAAAAAAAGTATTACTTATAATTACAGATAAGGAGGATGAAGTTTTTGAATATATAACTACTTTCGTGCATCCTGGAGCTACAATACTAAATGGTAGGGCACTTGCCGGCAGGGAAAGAAAAGTTATATACTGCATAGTACATATATCAAGACTGCCGCAGTTTAAGTACTGGGTACAGAAAATAGATAAGAATGCTTTAATTTCAATAATAAATGCTTCAGAAGTAGATGGTAAAGGATTTAATTCGAGTATTTTATAA